From a region of the Methylocystis hirsuta genome:
- a CDS encoding SLOG family protein, which produces MRVLICGGRNHSATQTFNWLERNLHDEVSFKLGVNVWTLTHIIEGGARGADSGARRWGESAGVTVLTYPANWQMYGSSAGPKRNAHMLREGKPDVVVAFPGGRGTANMIMQAEGAGIPVIRVTDEMS; this is translated from the coding sequence ATGAGAGTTCTTATCTGCGGCGGTCGCAACCATTCCGCGACACAAACCTTCAATTGGCTCGAACGCAATCTTCACGACGAGGTGTCGTTCAAGCTTGGCGTCAATGTTTGGACGTTGACGCACATCATCGAAGGCGGCGCTCGCGGCGCGGACTCAGGTGCTCGGCGGTGGGGTGAAAGTGCAGGCGTCACGGTGCTCACCTATCCGGCCAACTGGCAAATGTATGGAAGCAGCGCCGGCCCTAAACGGAATGCGCACATGCTGCGCGAAGGCAAGCCGGATGTGGTCGTCGCCTTTCCTGGCGGGCGCGGCACTGCGAACATGATCATGCAGGCCGAAGGCGCGGGCATCCCCGTGATCCGTGTGACGGACGAGATGTCTTGA
- a CDS encoding DEAD/DEAH box helicase, with protein sequence MAPKIRRPLKPYQIEDGQHVAKRKATLVAHQPRVGKTNIAIHAADLRLADLVIVICPPNVRHNWRQAIKEFRKGRWHAIVCGDNFASKLLPRIKMLRKTRAFKHVVLVLDESHRFKNRAAARTRAVYGPECTAIGGLVELADQVVLLTGTPLPNDPVELYPMLRSCAPELIIGDNGRPLSKSRFENRYCKVKWTPFGTKTVGGKRYGELKALLMESGFCIRRTRKEVFGRDLQPPTNVYVQAAKAFGSELSALEASPEGQRIKEALQRGGLVALAKLEKGSAARLRKLYGLAKVADLSSLIADELEEEPDSKVVVGFWHTDVGDAYAQALRRFHPLVFDGRVSSDRKVRMNRQFLDNKKHRVILGQIGAAGVGLDFSAARNVVLAEWSYVGVDNEQFCARIFNMNVDEPGFIRFAVLPGSMDAEIAQEAKRKLEIAAKIFD encoded by the coding sequence ATGGCTCCTAAAATTCGGCGCCCGCTTAAACCTTATCAGATCGAAGATGGTCAACACGTAGCGAAGCGCAAAGCAACGCTCGTGGCGCACCAGCCGCGTGTTGGAAAAACAAACATCGCGATACACGCGGCTGATCTGCGGCTGGCTGATCTGGTTATCGTCATCTGTCCGCCGAACGTGCGTCACAACTGGCGCCAGGCTATCAAAGAGTTCCGCAAAGGCAGGTGGCACGCGATAGTTTGCGGCGACAACTTCGCCTCGAAACTGTTGCCGCGCATTAAGATGTTGCGCAAGACAAGGGCTTTCAAACATGTCGTCCTGGTGCTCGACGAATCGCATCGGTTTAAGAACCGTGCGGCGGCGCGCACGCGGGCGGTTTATGGGCCAGAATGCACTGCAATAGGTGGTTTGGTTGAATTGGCCGATCAAGTTGTGTTGCTTACCGGCACGCCGCTGCCGAATGATCCTGTCGAGCTTTATCCGATGCTGCGCTCTTGTGCGCCGGAACTGATCATAGGCGACAACGGCCGCCCGTTGTCGAAATCACGCTTCGAGAATCGATATTGCAAGGTAAAGTGGACGCCGTTCGGAACAAAGACGGTTGGGGGCAAACGCTACGGCGAATTGAAGGCGCTCCTGATGGAGAGCGGCTTCTGCATTCGTCGCACCCGCAAGGAGGTGTTCGGGCGCGATCTGCAACCACCGACAAACGTGTATGTGCAGGCGGCGAAGGCGTTTGGTTCCGAACTGTCGGCGCTCGAAGCGAGCCCCGAGGGACAACGAATCAAGGAAGCGTTGCAGCGTGGCGGCTTGGTTGCGCTCGCGAAGCTGGAAAAGGGCTCCGCGGCGCGGCTACGAAAGCTATATGGGCTCGCTAAGGTGGCCGATCTCTCGTCGCTGATTGCGGACGAGTTGGAGGAAGAACCGGACAGCAAAGTGGTGGTCGGCTTCTGGCACACAGATGTCGGCGACGCTTATGCGCAAGCGCTCCGCCGGTTCCATCCGCTTGTGTTCGACGGCCGGGTGTCGAGCGACCGCAAGGTGCGGATGAATCGGCAATTCCTCGACAACAAGAAGCATCGTGTGATCCTAGGGCAGATCGGCGCAGCCGGCGTCGGGCTCGACTTCAGCGCCGCGCGAAACGTTGTGTTGGCCGAATGGAGCTACGTCGGCGTGGACAACGAGCAGTTCTGCGCGCGTATCTTCAACATGAACGTCGACGAACCCGGCTTCATCCGGTTCGCGGTTCTGCCCGGCTCAATGGATGCGGAAATCGCCCAGGAGGCAAAACGCAAGCTGGAAATAGCCGCCAAAATTTTTGATTGA
- a CDS encoding helix-turn-helix transcriptional regulator — MTDFTPPIQRFGPNDRAVSIKEAARITSLSVPEIDRRARHGGDFPKALQISQKRRAFLLSDLQLWLASKAGVLTSNGDRP, encoded by the coding sequence ATGACGGATTTCACCCCGCCCATCCAGCGTTTCGGGCCTAACGACCGCGCTGTCTCCATCAAAGAAGCCGCACGAATCACCTCCCTCTCCGTGCCGGAGATTGATCGTCGAGCGCGCCATGGCGGCGATTTTCCCAAGGCGCTACAGATCAGTCAGAAGCGCCGCGCCTTCCTGCTTTCCGACCTTCAGCTTTGGCTCGCGTCGAAAGCCGGAGTCCTCACAAGCAACGGAGATCGGCCGTGA
- a CDS encoding helix-turn-helix domain-containing protein, which translates to MTHPNLLTLDEARQELRIGRSTIFKHLNSGALKDVRIGGRRFIALTEIERVLKDGLPSCKPKLGRVRRNLWSV; encoded by the coding sequence GTGACTCACCCAAACCTGCTCACCTTAGACGAAGCTCGTCAGGAGTTGCGCATCGGGCGCTCGACGATCTTCAAGCACCTCAATTCGGGAGCCCTGAAAGACGTGCGCATAGGCGGCCGACGGTTCATCGCTCTCACAGAGATTGAGCGCGTGTTGAAGGACGGCCTGCCGTCCTGCAAACCGAAACTCGGGCGTGTGCGCCGCAACCTGTGGAGCGTCTGA
- a CDS encoding 3'-5' exoribonuclease domain-containing protein — protein MRVFFDTELEDTGREIKLISLGAVREDGKQFYAEMAWKPSPSTDPWIVENVARHLRGPSVWLPRADLAREFNEFAGHDPEFWAYVGAYDWVALCQLYGKLLDRPGGWPSYYRDVKMLWEMAARPTPPRHFGTTHFALDDAMWTKELFDSLHRLNWFKMPPLMSEVA, from the coding sequence ATGCGCGTCTTTTTCGACACCGAGTTAGAGGACACCGGCCGGGAGATCAAACTGATCTCGCTCGGCGCCGTGCGTGAGGACGGCAAACAATTCTATGCCGAGATGGCGTGGAAGCCGTCACCGAGCACCGATCCTTGGATTGTCGAAAACGTCGCGCGCCACCTACGCGGCCCCTCTGTTTGGTTGCCGCGCGCCGATCTGGCTCGTGAGTTTAACGAGTTCGCGGGCCACGATCCTGAGTTCTGGGCCTACGTCGGCGCATATGATTGGGTGGCGCTCTGTCAGCTTTACGGAAAGCTGCTCGATCGTCCCGGCGGGTGGCCGAGCTACTATCGTGACGTGAAAATGTTGTGGGAGATGGCGGCGCGGCCGACGCCGCCGCGGCACTTCGGCACAACGCACTTTGCGCTCGACGACGCGATGTGGACGAAAGAGTTGTTCGATTCTCTCCATCGGCTGAACTGGTTCAAGATGCCTCCGCTCATGTCGGAGGTGGCATGA
- a CDS encoding crossover junction endodeoxyribonuclease RuvC — MPAILGVDLGTKCGWAHLNTNSQGSAIISGVWDCSIRSGVDSPAIRFLKFEKNLDGVLSLSPDMVFYEIVRAHRGVKAAHMYGAFQQKLFERCDYFGVPYEGVSVQAIKKFATGKGNAPKEDVIAAVRVWGFHPKDDNEADAIALARLGWEQYGS; from the coding sequence ATGCCGGCAATATTGGGGGTTGATCTAGGCACTAAATGCGGTTGGGCGCATTTGAACACAAACAGTCAAGGTTCGGCTATAATTTCGGGTGTGTGGGATTGTTCAATCCGGTCTGGTGTCGATTCTCCCGCAATACGCTTTCTGAAATTCGAAAAGAATTTGGATGGTGTTTTATCTTTATCACCTGACATGGTGTTTTACGAGATTGTGCGCGCACACCGCGGAGTCAAAGCGGCGCACATGTATGGCGCATTCCAACAAAAACTGTTCGAACGTTGCGACTATTTCGGCGTGCCTTATGAAGGCGTCAGCGTTCAAGCCATCAAGAAGTTTGCGACAGGAAAAGGTAACGCCCCAAAAGAGGATGTGATCGCAGCCGTCCGTGTGTGGGGGTTCCATCCGAAAGACGACAACGAAGCAGACGCTATTGCGCTCGCGCGTCTTGGATGGGAGCAATATGGCTCCTAA
- a CDS encoding AAA family ATPase, producing MDTPSRRRHNLKLALDLAAAGIYVFPVVDKNPVIEGWTKPDNEVEQVDGEFRGCTRDPTRIKKMWRRWPDATPSVSCGPSGVIVLDADTKKDGPAKLTQWLADNNIDVSQYPVTHTRSGGLHIYLPNDHALGCSAGMFKDLGTDVKGVGGQVVSPGAIREDGKAYTADENHPALTDFDPSLSEAPPAVVEAIKTAPKNQIGTDKTLESQLIETLRAEDWPDGEDITDVATGRYDLDILCAKDERLKVLLETGGNMSHSEARWHLASSLWAEYGDKFNVLDFAGIIDWLNNREGAPTAGAFGVFVADDKPGEGDFSYRSLARDFYRSENEWRVTDGSAFTAVNGEHDDGELPPQQQALKEKRKAFQLIKATDLAINWEPQQWVVKNLVPARGVGLMVGDANVGKSFLMLGLADAVERGVPWLEQKTRHGGAVYIPGEGVSGVDGRLLALKIHNAGVLGSFDVLRAPMIDLFESGRETTAKIIKAVQKARAADPLPVRLVILDTLAACAPGMDENSAGDINVVLSHARVIESALQCAVLIVHHLGKNKENGIRGSSALRGNVDFVLMTDELPKRQQSETCTHVLRADKMRDGAKKARVPFALKEIELGDLVDDDGEIEHVTSCVAIPHIQAVMAVSPEQEAEAAGDAPQYAVHDPDEQEAPSSPRDIERAERQKLKELIEQHKSADGRRADVIAAAKRLTERGSTEWRWGELESEVDAVRRDVHPELGPIPDSSFRLTRQELVEDAILIWSRGPKKMSAFYKLNTKKQE from the coding sequence ATGGACACCCCGAGCCGCCGCCGGCACAATCTGAAGCTCGCGCTCGATCTCGCTGCGGCCGGCATTTATGTTTTCCCGGTTGTCGACAAGAACCCCGTCATCGAAGGCTGGACGAAGCCAGACAACGAAGTCGAGCAAGTAGACGGCGAGTTTCGCGGCTGCACGCGTGACCCTACGCGCATAAAAAAGATGTGGCGCCGCTGGCCTGATGCGACTCCATCGGTAAGTTGCGGTCCTTCCGGCGTCATCGTGCTCGACGCCGACACGAAGAAAGACGGCCCGGCGAAGCTCACCCAATGGCTCGCCGACAACAATATCGACGTCAGCCAATACCCGGTGACGCACACGCGCTCGGGCGGCCTGCACATCTACCTGCCAAACGACCACGCGCTCGGCTGCTCGGCCGGCATGTTCAAGGACCTGGGCACAGATGTCAAAGGTGTGGGCGGGCAGGTTGTGTCTCCTGGCGCTATCCGTGAAGACGGCAAAGCCTACACTGCGGATGAAAATCACCCTGCCCTGACCGACTTTGACCCTTCGTTGTCGGAAGCTCCGCCGGCCGTCGTCGAGGCGATAAAAACTGCGCCAAAGAATCAGATCGGCACCGACAAGACGCTCGAATCACAACTGATCGAGACCTTGCGCGCCGAGGATTGGCCGGACGGCGAAGACATCACCGACGTTGCCACCGGGAGGTATGATCTCGACATTCTCTGCGCCAAGGACGAGCGCCTGAAGGTGCTGCTCGAAACCGGCGGAAACATGTCGCACAGCGAGGCGCGATGGCACCTCGCGTCGAGCCTATGGGCCGAATATGGCGACAAGTTCAACGTGCTCGACTTCGCCGGCATCATCGATTGGCTCAACAACCGTGAAGGCGCGCCAACGGCGGGCGCCTTCGGCGTCTTTGTGGCCGATGACAAGCCCGGCGAAGGTGATTTCAGCTACCGCTCGCTCGCACGCGACTTCTACCGTTCCGAGAACGAATGGCGCGTCACGGACGGCTCCGCCTTCACCGCCGTAAACGGCGAGCACGACGACGGCGAGCTTCCCCCGCAGCAACAGGCGCTCAAGGAAAAGCGCAAAGCGTTCCAACTTATCAAGGCGACCGATCTCGCGATCAATTGGGAGCCGCAGCAGTGGGTCGTCAAAAACCTCGTCCCGGCGCGCGGTGTGGGGCTCATGGTGGGAGATGCGAACGTCGGCAAATCGTTCCTGATGCTCGGGCTCGCCGACGCTGTGGAGCGTGGCGTCCCGTGGCTTGAACAAAAGACGCGCCACGGCGGGGCCGTCTACATCCCTGGCGAAGGCGTTTCCGGCGTCGATGGGCGTCTCCTGGCGCTCAAAATCCACAACGCCGGGGTGCTTGGCTCTTTCGACGTGCTGCGCGCGCCCATGATCGACCTTTTCGAATCTGGACGTGAGACGACGGCGAAGATCATCAAGGCCGTCCAGAAGGCGCGCGCCGCCGATCCGTTGCCTGTGCGCCTTGTCATTCTCGATACGCTCGCCGCGTGCGCCCCTGGCATGGACGAGAACTCGGCCGGCGACATCAACGTTGTGCTCTCCCATGCGCGCGTCATCGAATCAGCGCTGCAATGCGCGGTGCTGATCGTCCACCATCTCGGCAAGAACAAAGAAAACGGCATTCGTGGCTCGTCTGCGTTGCGCGGCAACGTCGACTTTGTGCTCATGACAGACGAATTGCCGAAACGCCAGCAAAGCGAGACCTGCACGCACGTGCTGCGCGCGGACAAGATGCGTGACGGCGCCAAGAAGGCCCGCGTGCCGTTCGCGCTCAAAGAGATCGAGCTTGGCGATCTGGTCGACGACGACGGCGAGATCGAACACGTGACCTCCTGCGTCGCGATCCCCCACATTCAGGCCGTCATGGCGGTCTCACCCGAGCAAGAGGCGGAAGCCGCCGGAGACGCGCCGCAATACGCCGTCCACGATCCAGACGAGCAGGAAGCCCCATCATCTCCACGCGACATCGAGCGCGCCGAGCGCCAGAAGCTCAAAGAACTGATCGAGCAGCACAAGAGCGCAGACGGCCGCCGCGCAGACGTGATCGCCGCGGCGAAGCGCCTGACCGAGCGCGGCTCCACGGAATGGAGATGGGGCGAACTGGAATCCGAAGTCGACGCCGTGCGTCGGGATGTTCACCCCGAGCTAGGTCCAATCCCCGATTCGAGCTTCCGGCTGACGCGCCAGGAGCTTGTCGAAGACGCGATCCTGATTTGGAGCCGCGGACCCAAGAAGATGTCAGCCTTCTACAAACTCAACACCAAGAAACAGGAGTAA
- a CDS encoding ParB/RepB/Spo0J family partition protein, producing MNHPAFVTRRDELMVPVRGLHDPRKDEPLDSDTVRLLAQSIREQGFTSRVLVYTPELGMTCLIAGRHRLEAAKRAGLTAVPALRLTFSEPGWQSVSKERADAWENVARRDLTAAERMFREAELHEIRMRDATKTRPDEYSSGRNDQGRGGNTHLRTGLRDSARELGIDRISLSESVRFAKMDPKIVEEAVQAGVDGRVKLAQLARVPKERQREAIPAFAKLKMQEGAKDARRLATKFGAPAGKPRHTNETPRPTERKEQEADYLKLLHTWNAAPNEAKLRIRPIIERFYETEDESI from the coding sequence ATGAATCATCCCGCCTTCGTAACCAGACGCGACGAACTCATGGTGCCTGTAAGAGGGCTCCATGATCCTCGCAAGGACGAGCCCCTAGATTCCGACACCGTGCGTTTGCTGGCGCAAAGCATTCGCGAGCAAGGATTCACATCCCGTGTGCTGGTTTATACGCCTGAACTAGGAATGACCTGCCTTATCGCCGGACGACACCGGCTTGAAGCAGCGAAGCGCGCAGGCCTCACGGCGGTGCCGGCGTTGCGCCTGACGTTTTCCGAGCCCGGATGGCAGTCCGTCAGCAAGGAGCGCGCAGACGCGTGGGAGAACGTCGCCCGGCGCGACCTCACGGCCGCGGAGCGCATGTTTCGCGAGGCCGAGCTTCACGAGATACGAATGCGTGATGCGACAAAAACCCGCCCGGATGAATATTCATCCGGGCGGAATGATCAAGGACGCGGGGGCAACACCCATCTGCGCACCGGCCTCCGCGACAGCGCCCGAGAACTCGGCATCGACAGGATATCTTTGAGCGAGAGCGTGCGCTTCGCGAAGATGGACCCGAAGATCGTCGAGGAAGCCGTCCAGGCGGGAGTCGACGGGCGCGTCAAACTCGCGCAGTTGGCGCGAGTTCCAAAAGAGCGCCAACGCGAAGCCATACCGGCCTTCGCGAAACTAAAAATGCAAGAAGGCGCCAAGGACGCCCGCCGCCTCGCCACCAAATTCGGCGCGCCTGCCGGCAAGCCGCGACATACCAACGAAACGCCGCGACCGACAGAACGAAAGGAGCAGGAAGCCGATTACCTCAAACTCCTTCACACGTGGAATGCCGCGCCCAACGAGGCCAAGCTGCGCATCAGGCCTATCATCGAGCGGTTCTACGAAACGGAGGACGAATCAATATGA